From a single Phacochoerus africanus isolate WHEZ1 chromosome 11, ROS_Pafr_v1, whole genome shotgun sequence genomic region:
- the RBM48 gene encoding RNA-binding protein 48 isoform X1: MLSFARANTGKMALSGGQLGGLFDHHVQRAVCDSRAKYREGRRPRAVRVYTINLESRYLLIQGVPAVGAMKELVERFALYGAIEQYNALDEYPAEDFTEVYLIKFLNLQSARIAKRKMDEQSFFGGLLHVCYAPEFETVEETRKKLQERNAYIARTTKNKDHYMTKKKLDTVHKHERDFRQDFHSKTSGFSAATLNTSTGNSDLCLPYSCELPLCFFSPKCMCSLGAHEDRASDSCQEGRNCDGTLEFCNRNDTLQKMQVKTCKNSLGCPGAQKAVTSSEAIDRFMPRTTQLQERKRRREDDRKLGAFLEASTSSNEVMIGPLLPDIPKVDMHDDSLNTTANLIRNKLKEVISSVPKPPENKLEDVHRSHPLKQRRRI; encoded by the exons ATGTTGTCGTTCGCGAGGGCTAACACCGGCAAGATGGCGTTGAGCGGCGGGCAGCTAGGAGGCTTATTCGATCACCACGTCCAAAGGGCTGTATGCGACTCGCGGGCCAAGTATCGAGAGGGGCGCCGCCCTCGCGCTGTCAGG GTTTACACGATCAATTTGGAATCTCGGTACTTATtaatacaaggagttcctgcagtCGGAGCCATGAAGGAATTAGTTGAGCGATTTGCTTTGTATGGTGCAATTGAACAGTATAATGCTCTAGATGAATACCCAGCAGAAGACTTTACAGAAGTTTATCTTATTAAATTTCTCAATTTACAAAGTGCAAG GATAGCcaagagaaaaatggatgaaCAGAGTTTCTTTGGTGGATTGCTTCATGTGTGCTATGCTCCAGAATTTGAGACAGTtgaagaaaccagaaaaaaattacaggagaGGAATGCTTATATAGCAAGAACTACTAAGAACAAAG ATCATTACATGACAAAGAAGAAGCTGGATACAGTGCATAAACATGAAAGAGATTTTAGACAGGACTTCCATTCGAAGACATCTGGATTTTCTGCGGCCACTTTGAACACTTCCACTGGGAACTCAGATCTTTGTCTTCCTTATTCTTGTGAGTTGCCTTTGTGttttttctccccaaaatgtATGTGTTCATTGGGAGCACATGAGGACAGAGCATCAGACTCCTGTCAGGAGGGTAGAAACTGTGATGGAACACTAGAGTTCTGTAACCGCAATGACACTCTGCAGAAAATGCAGGTGAAAACTTGTAAAAATTCATTGGGTTGCCCTGGGGCGCAGAAGGCTGTTACTTCTTCAGAGGCCATAGACAGATTTATGCCAAGGACAACACAACTGCAGGAGCGGAAAAGGAGACGAGAAGATGATCGTAAACTTGGAGCTTTCCTTGAAGCCAGCACAAGTAGTAACGAGGTTATGATTGGGCCTCTGTTACCAGACATACCTAAAGTGGACATGCATGATGACTCATTGAATACAACAGCGAATTTAATTCGGAATAAACTTAAAGAG gtaATTTCATCTGTGCCAAAGCCTCCAGAGAACAAGCTGGAAGATGTGCATAGAAGTCATCCTTTAAAACAAAGGAGAAGAATATAA
- the RBM48 gene encoding RNA-binding protein 48 isoform X2 has product MLSFARANTGKMALSGGQLGGLFDHHVQRAVCDSRAKYREGRRPRAVRVYTINLESRYLLIQGVPAVGAMKELVERFALYGAIEQYNALDEYPAEDFTEVYLIKFLNLQSARIAKRKMDEQSFFGGLLHVCYAPEFETVEETRKKLQERNAYIARTTKNKDHYMTKKKLDTVHKHERDFRQDFHSKTSGFSAATLNTSTGNSDLCLPYSCELPLCFFSPKCMCSLGAHEDRASDSCQEGRNCDGTLEFCNRNDTLQKMQVKTCKNSLGCPGAQKAVTSSEAIDRFMPRTTQLQERKRRREDDRKLGAFLEASTSSNEVMIGPLLPDIPKVDMHDDSLNTTANLIRNKLKEVFHLCQSLQRTSWKMCIEVIL; this is encoded by the exons ATGTTGTCGTTCGCGAGGGCTAACACCGGCAAGATGGCGTTGAGCGGCGGGCAGCTAGGAGGCTTATTCGATCACCACGTCCAAAGGGCTGTATGCGACTCGCGGGCCAAGTATCGAGAGGGGCGCCGCCCTCGCGCTGTCAGG GTTTACACGATCAATTTGGAATCTCGGTACTTATtaatacaaggagttcctgcagtCGGAGCCATGAAGGAATTAGTTGAGCGATTTGCTTTGTATGGTGCAATTGAACAGTATAATGCTCTAGATGAATACCCAGCAGAAGACTTTACAGAAGTTTATCTTATTAAATTTCTCAATTTACAAAGTGCAAG GATAGCcaagagaaaaatggatgaaCAGAGTTTCTTTGGTGGATTGCTTCATGTGTGCTATGCTCCAGAATTTGAGACAGTtgaagaaaccagaaaaaaattacaggagaGGAATGCTTATATAGCAAGAACTACTAAGAACAAAG ATCATTACATGACAAAGAAGAAGCTGGATACAGTGCATAAACATGAAAGAGATTTTAGACAGGACTTCCATTCGAAGACATCTGGATTTTCTGCGGCCACTTTGAACACTTCCACTGGGAACTCAGATCTTTGTCTTCCTTATTCTTGTGAGTTGCCTTTGTGttttttctccccaaaatgtATGTGTTCATTGGGAGCACATGAGGACAGAGCATCAGACTCCTGTCAGGAGGGTAGAAACTGTGATGGAACACTAGAGTTCTGTAACCGCAATGACACTCTGCAGAAAATGCAGGTGAAAACTTGTAAAAATTCATTGGGTTGCCCTGGGGCGCAGAAGGCTGTTACTTCTTCAGAGGCCATAGACAGATTTATGCCAAGGACAACACAACTGCAGGAGCGGAAAAGGAGACGAGAAGATGATCGTAAACTTGGAGCTTTCCTTGAAGCCAGCACAAGTAGTAACGAGGTTATGATTGGGCCTCTGTTACCAGACATACCTAAAGTGGACATGCATGATGACTCATTGAATACAACAGCGAATTTAATTCGGAATAAACTTAAAGAGgt ATTTCATCTGTGCCAAAGCCTCCAGAGAACAAGCTGGAAGATGTGCATAGAAGTCATCCTTTAA
- the LOC125112019 gene encoding EF-hand calcium-binding domain-containing protein 1-like produces MDQKVLKKLVESISSTVESFKKSEVECLIRIFYSLVERADVRLDNIGLDCNAFQMILHNIFGMTDDVLMNRVFFAFDKDNDNLINAKEWVKGLSVFLRGTFEEKLKFCFEVYYFNGDGYISREKIFDMLKNSLHQQSPEEETDEGITELVDITLKKMVRIKNYSALYPFKWIPDKVKSDEMIYILSFFFVFCLFRAAL; encoded by the exons ATGGACCAGAAGGTTCTGAAGAAACTGGTGGAATCCATCAGTAGTACTGTCGAGAGCT tCAAAAAGAGTGAAGTCGAGTGTCTCATAAGAATTTTTTACAGCTTGGTGGAAAGAGCTGATGTAAGACTCGATAACATTGGACTAGATTGTAATGCATTTCAAATGATCCTGCATAACATATTCGGAATGACTGATGATGTACTGATGAATAGAG tgttttttgCATTTGACAAAGACAATGATAACCTCATAAATGCGaaagagtgggttaaaggattatCAGTGTTTCTTCGAGGGACTTTTGAAGAAAAGCTGAAGT TCTGTTTTGAAGTTTACTATTTCAATGGTGATGGTTATATTTCTcgagagaaaatatttgacatGTTGAAGAACAGTCTACACCAACAGTCACCTGAAGAAGAGACTGATGAAGGAATAACAGAGTTGGTAGATATAACACTGAAGAAAATGGTAAGAATAAAAAACTATAGTGCATTATATCCATTCAAGTGGATACCAGATAAAGTTAAAAGTGATGAAatgatttatattctttctttcttttttgtcttttgtctttttagggccgcactgtga